The Lepeophtheirus salmonis chromosome 1, UVic_Lsal_1.4, whole genome shotgun sequence genome has a segment encoding these proteins:
- the LOC121131850 gene encoding mitochondrial outer membrane protein SLC25A46 has translation MAAPDPWNSSWPTDAINFSWSSSLNYLTENVLTHPFVVIRRQCQINDKSRQSHRTPLTLMLPMIQLYSAQGFTPFWKGLTSTLAIKWMLMGTEDCISKFTPWEKTVDENSSLKRICGNILLKATSLAIITPFTAASLVETIESDLVPDDSNLLDFFKEGINRLLNWSLFNRRLLPAWVLITPTVAYGVAHYIISNVVQKSSIDFISSFRRQRAQNKFGAVPKEDINNKRSDSTDQLFSSLLGSVVADVLLYPLDTVLCRLHVQGSRAISDDMDTGYEVFPVITAYTGFWDCVRAISAEEGNTGFFKGFGALFLHYGLVYMMIQWSSFLIEEGQKFVSTQVKAYPPPPPSNSFINLKSLPSSSPSLDEYYDHNLSE, from the exons ATGGCGGCTCCTGATCCTTGGAATTCAAGTTGGCCTACGGATGCAATTAATTTTTCCTGGTCCTCTTCGTTGAATTACCTCACGGAGAATGTTCTAACTCATCCTTTTGTGGTGATACGACGTCAATGTCAAATCAATGATAAATCTAGGCAGAGTCATCGAACTCCCCTCACACTCATGCTCCCCATGATTCAACTGTATTCTGCTCAAGGATTTACTCCCTTTTGGAAAGGACTCACCTCCACATTGGCCATCAAATGGATGCTTATGGGCACTGAGGATTGCATATCCAAGTTCACTCCTTGGGAAAAg ACCGTAGACGAAAATAGCTCTCTAAAGCGAATATGCGGAAACATATTACTGAAAGCGACGAGTTTAGCAATAATTACTCCGTTTACAGCGGCTTCTCTTGTTGAAACTATCGAGAGTGATCTGGTTCCTGATGACTCcaatttacttgattttttcaaagaagGAATCAATAGACTTTTGAACTGGTCCCTTTTTAATAGAAGACTACTACCTGCCTGGGTCCTTATTACTCCTACAGTAGCCTATGGAGTCGCTCATTACATTATATCCAATGTAGTTCAGAAATCTTCTATAGATTTTATCTCTTCTTTTCGTCGTCAACGggctcaaaataaatttggagcTGTGCCTAAAGAagatattaataacaaaagatCAGATTCTACCGACCAACTGTTTTCATCCCTTCTAGGCAGCGTAGTTGCAGATGTACTTTTATATCCACTCGACACAGTTCTTTGTAGGCTTCATGTTCAAGGATCTAGGGCTATATCCGATGATATGGATACAGGGTACGAGGTATTCCCTGTCATTACAGCCTATACTGGTTTTTGGGATTGTGTAAGAGCAATTAGTGCAGAAGAGGGAAATACtggattttttaaaggattcggagctctttttcttcattatggACTAGTTTATATGATGATTCAATGGAGTTCATTCCTCATTGAAGAAGGACAAAAGTTTGTGAGTACACAGGTGAAAGCTTATCCCCCTCCTCCACCTTCgaattcattcataaatttgaaatccCTTCCATCCTCAAGTCCTTCTCTTGATGAATATTATGATCATAATTTGTCAGAATGA